From Jaculus jaculus isolate mJacJac1 chromosome 19, mJacJac1.mat.Y.cur, whole genome shotgun sequence, a single genomic window includes:
- the LOC123456040 gene encoding sperm surface protein Sp17-like — translation MSIPFSNTHCRIPQGFGNLLEGLTREILREQPNNIPAFAAAYFEDLLEKREKNNFDPAEWGAKLEDRFYNIHAFQDQEQSEICELKQEMSQSSVKEETPVTALELPTDEKAKEELEVAAVKIQSAFRGHVAREEVKKMKSDKGEDKEVEKE, via the coding sequence ATGTCTATTCCATTTTCCAACACCCACTGCCGAATTCCACAAGGATTCGGGAATCTGCTTGAAGGACTGACACGCGAGATTCTGAGGGAGCAACCGAACAATATTCCTGCTTTTGCTGCGGCGTATTTTGAGGACCTtctagaaaaaagagagaaaaacaacttTGATCCAGCCGAATGGGGGGCTAAGCTGGAAGACCGCTTCTATAACATCCATGCATTCCAGGACCAAGAACAATCTGAGATATGTGAACTTAAACAAGAAATGTCCCAGTCATCTGTGAAAGAAGAAACACCAGTGACTGCCCTAGAGCTCCCTACTGATGAAAAAGCAAAAGAGGAGTTGGAAGTTGCTGCTGTCAAAATACAGTCAGCCTTCCGAGGACATGTGGCCAGAGAAGAagttaagaaaatgaaatcagataAAGGTGAAGATAAGGAAGTGGAAAAAGAGTGA
- the LOC101602741 gene encoding small proline-rich protein 3 yields MSSYQQKQPFVPPPQPQEQQVKQPCQPPPQGPFVPITTGPCQPNVPQPGSSKTPGPCHTKVPEPGYKVPGSGNIMVSGPCSTNIPEPGYNVVSGSCSTNIPEPGYTVVPGPCSTNIPEPGYNVVSGPCSTNIPEPGYNVVSGPCSTNIPEPGYTVVPGPCSTNIPEPGYNVVSGPCSTNIPEPGYNVVSGPCSTNIPGPGYTVVPGPCSAGIPEPGTKVPEPGYTKIPEQGFSKVPEPCQSKNPAVYPSTVAPGAPQKTKQK; encoded by the coding sequence ATGAGTTCCTACCAGCAGAAGCAGCCCTTTGTCCCGCCCCCTCAGCCTCAAGAGCAGCAGGTGAAGCAGCCCTGCCAGCCTCCACCACAAGGACCCTTTGTTCCCATAACCACAGGGCCATGCCAGCCAAATgttccacagccaggaagcagcaaGACTCCAGGGCCGTGCCACACCAAAGTCCCTGAGCCTGGCTACAAGGTTCCTGGGTCAGGCAATATCATGGTTTCTGGGCCTTGTTCTACCAACATCCCAGAGCCTGGCTACAATGTAGTTTCTGGGTCTTGTTCTACCAACATCCCAGAGCCTGGCTACACTGTGGTTCCTGGGCCTTGTTCTACCAACATCCCAGAGCCAGGCTACAATGTAGTTTCTGGGCCTTGTTCTACCAACATCCCAGAGCCAGGCTACAATGTAGTTTCTGGGCCTTGTTCTACCAACATCCCAGAGCCAGGCTACACTGTGGTTCCTGGGCCTTGTTCTACCAACATCCCAGAGCCAGGCTACAATGTAGTTTCTGGGCCTTGTTCTACCAACATCCCAGAGCCAGGCTACAATGTAGTTTCTGGGCCTTGTTCTACCAACATCCCTGGGCCAGGCTACACTGTTGTTCCTGGGCCTTGTTCTGCTGGCATCCCTGAGCCAGGAACAAAGGTACCAGAACCAGGCTATACCAAGATCCCTGAGCAGGGATTCTCCAAGGTACCAGAGCCATGCCAGTCCAAGAATCCTGCGGTGTACCCTTCAACCGTCGCTCCTGGAGCTCCTCAGAAGACCAAGCAGAAATAG
- the LOC101610854 gene encoding cornifin-B, with amino-acid sequence MSSHQQKQPCTVPPQLHQQQVKQPCQPPPQEPCVPKTNEPCDTKAPEPCHPKVPEPCHPKAPEPCHPKVPEPCHPKVPEPCHPKAPEPCHPKMPEPCHPKAPEPCHPKAPEPCHPKAPEPCHPVVPEPCPSTVTPAPAQQKIKQK; translated from the coding sequence ATGAGCTCCCACCAGCAGAAGCAGCCGTGCACCGTACCCCCCCAGCTGCACCAGCAGCAGGTGAAACAGCCGTGCCAGCCTCCACCCCAGGAGCCATGTGTCCCCAAAACCAACGAGCCATGCGACACCAAGGCACCTGAGCCCTGCCACCCCAAGGTTCCTGAGCCCTGTCACCCCAAGGCGCCTGAGCCCTGTCACCCCAAGGTGCCTGAGCCCTGTCACCCCAAGGTGCCTGAGCCCTGTCACCCCAAGGCACCTGAGCCCTGTCACCCCAAGATGCCTGAGCCCTGTCACCCCAAGGCACCTGAGCCCTGTCACCCCAAGGCGCCTGAGCCCTGTCACCCCAAGGCACCTGAGCCCTGCCACCCTGTTGTCCCCGAGCCCTGCCCCTCAACTGTCACCCCAGCACCAGCTCAGCAGAAGATAAAGCAGAAGTAA